A single region of the Selenomonas sp. oral taxon 920 genome encodes:
- a CDS encoding beta-carotene 15,15'-monooxygenase — MTDTEIRLLHTLVCAPPFDLLVFYVFRERLRFARSCVLVGYMLLLVLTQCIQMTAGLDMSLTALLCRPLAVLYMTATIHDRPLRVLSIALLVYPLLMLAGTIGAAAEHFFGAGLPPGLWKCLLVPMMFLLVLPAALHTIRHLLMPMLSVDDRRLWLYLCGYEVILVALAVAADPSGTSVQPTIIAARLLLPLALIQYLRVSNLLVRYTEEGNALHTRQLHEQMIRSREEARYQTMLALWRSSRRMRHDLRHHMMVVAQLAHEGSRARLAAYLDNLTEQFSAQKAEKHR; from the coding sequence ATGACCGACACAGAGATTCGGCTGCTGCATACACTCGTGTGTGCCCCGCCCTTTGACCTGCTCGTTTTCTATGTCTTTCGTGAGCGGCTGCGTTTTGCGCGGAGCTGCGTCCTCGTCGGCTATATGCTTCTCCTCGTACTGACACAGTGCATACAGATGACGGCCGGGCTTGACATGTCGCTGACTGCCCTCCTGTGCCGTCCGCTCGCCGTACTCTATATGACGGCGACGATTCATGACCGCCCGCTGCGCGTGCTCTCGATCGCCCTGCTCGTCTATCCGCTGCTGATGCTTGCGGGGACGATTGGTGCGGCGGCGGAGCATTTCTTCGGCGCAGGACTGCCGCCGGGACTGTGGAAATGTCTGCTCGTCCCCATGATGTTCCTCCTCGTCCTGCCCGCCGCGCTGCATACGATCCGTCACCTGCTCATGCCGATGCTGTCCGTTGATGATCGGCGGCTCTGGCTCTATCTCTGCGGCTATGAGGTGATTCTCGTCGCGCTCGCGGTCGCTGCGGATCCATCGGGCACATCGGTGCAGCCGACGATCATCGCTGCGCGGCTGCTGCTCCCGCTCGCCCTCATCCAATACCTGCGCGTATCGAACCTCCTCGTACGCTATACGGAGGAGGGCAACGCACTCCACACACGGCAGCTCCATGAGCAGATGATTCGCAGCAGAGAGGAGGCGCGTTATCAAACGATGCTCGCCCTATGGCGCAGCTCGCGCCGTATGCGTCACGATCTCAGACACCATATGATGGTGGTCGCGCAGCTCGCGCATGAGGGCAGCCGCGCACGGCTTGCCGCGTATCTGGACAATCTCACGGAGCAGTTCTCCGCGCAGAAGGCAGAGAAACACAGGTAA